In one window of Stigmatopora argus isolate UIUO_Sarg chromosome 19, RoL_Sarg_1.0, whole genome shotgun sequence DNA:
- the tmem151ba gene encoding transmembrane protein 151B: MCPASAATAASESSTCTVAAEREPETDAEQDNPRLELRPEKQSLLKSLCQETHWKCLLLSLLMYGCVGAVAWCQVTTVTRLSFDSAYKGDSMMYHDSPCSDGYIYIPLAFLLMLYVVYLVECWHCHTRNELQYKVDVENVADRVHRMKHATPCIWWKAISYHYVRRTRQVTRYRNGDAYTSTQVYHERVNTHVAEAEFDFGNCGVKDISKHLRDLECFAVTKVRFTKCFSFANVESENSYLTQRAGFFTENEGLDDYMEAREGMHLKNVDFKEYVIAFADPRRLPWYALHSTFWTAAALTLSWPLRVLTEYRTACVHYHVEKLFGFDYVPATPSEECPQRRHVPRVNTFDSTELEWHIRSNQQLVPSYSEAVLMDLAQLSGSCRNYSLCHRYGGYRQDCRRCHGAISSSSIFSRSALSICNTASPRLPFSASRFSLGRLYGSRRSCLWRSSGSLNEASGRPSESTHCLSGRQNGEESPPAYQDALYFPVLIVHSNEGCLNHDHRSLHRNGSCVETSI; the protein is encoded by the exons ATGTGCCCAGCATCAGCAGCAACGGCTGCCAGTGAGAGCAGCACCTGCACCGTTGCCGCCGAAAGGGAGCCCGAGACTGATGCGGAGCAGGACAACCCCAGACTGGAG CTCCGTCCTGAGAAACAGTCCCTGCTGAAATCCTTATGTCAAGAGACCCACTGGAAATGCCTGCTGCTCTCCTTGCTCATGTACGGCTGTGTTGGAGCCGTGGCCTGGTGCCAGGTGACCACCGTCACTCGCCTCTCCTTCGACAGCGCTTACAAGGGTGACTCTATGATGTACCACGACAGTCCCTGCTCCGACGGCTACATCTACATCCCCTTAGCCTTCTTGCTCATGCTTTACGTGGTCTACCTGGTGGAGTGCTGGCACTGCCACACCAGGAACGAGCTTCAGTACAAAGTGGACGTGGAAAACGTCGCCGATCGAGTCCACAGGATGAAGCACGCCACCCCATGCATTTGGTGGAAGGCCATAAGCTACCACTACGTGAGGAGGACCCGGCAGGTGACGCGCTACCGCAACGGAGACGCGTACACCAGCACCCAGGTTTATCACGAACGGGTCAACACGCACGTGGCCGAAGCGGAGTTTGACTTCGGGAACTGCGGGGTGAAGGACATCTCCAAGCACCTGCGGGACCTGGAGTGCTTCGCCGTGACTAAAGTGAGATTCACCAAGTGCTTCAGCTTCGCCAACGTGGAATCAGAGAACTCTTACTTGACGCAGCGGGCCGGCTTTTTCACAGAGAACGAGGGGCTTGACGACTACATGGAAGCCCGTGAGGGGATGCACCTGAAGAACGTGGACTTTAAGGAGTACGTGATCGCGTTCGCCGACCCGCGTCGACTTCCCTGGTACGCGCTACATTCCACTTTTTGGACGGCGGCGGCTTTGACTCTCTCCTGGCCTTTGCGGGTGCTGACTGAGTACCGGACCGCCTGCGTCCACTACCACGTGGAGAAGCTCTTTGGTTTTGACTATGTGCCAGCGACGCCTTCTGAGGAGTGTCCTCAGCGCCGGCACGTCCCCCGGGTCAACACCTTCGACAGCACAGAGCTGGAGTGGCACATCCGCTCCAACCAGCAACTGGTGCCCAGCTACTCTGAGGCGGTCCTCATGGACCTGGCCCAGCTGTCGGGCAGCTGCCGGAACTACTCGCTTTGCCATCGCTACGGCGGCTACAGGCAGGACTGCCGGCGGTGCCACGGTGCAATCAGCAGCTCGTCCATCTTCTCCCGCAGCGCTCTGAGCATCTGCAACACGgcaagcccgcgcctgccctTCAGCGCTAGTCGCTTCTCGTTGGGGCGGCTCTACGGCTCCAGGCGCAGCTGCCTATGGCGGAGTAGCGGGAGCCTGAACGAGGCATCCGGGCGCCCCAGCGAGAGCACGCATTGCCTGTCGGGCCGACAGAACGGCGAGGAGAGCCCCCCGGCGTACCAGGATGCGCTCTACTTTCCCGTTCTCATCGTCCACAGCAACGAAGGCTGCCTCAACCACGACCATCGCTCCTTGCACAGGAATGGTTCGTGCGTGGAGACTTCCATATGA
- the drc5 gene encoding dynein regulatory complex subunit 5, giving the protein MSRLTAGPTLTVDSRKLRRIIAENPTWSLSLVPFLSTLCLECIVRNFEDTPIYEELTPRQKNFVQEKLSPSLPLSVTANLVSDGVYWRRCCEQRWDICDVSNYDHSWKRMFFERHLENIIEQFIPETTSSKIVNDEIPLCEAYVKRLNISQMLPPIKEGMVGLGDNVDWHSETDSDAAHMEHFDFRALLTKLPWLEELHLTYWVKQCGMNFEWKMFEMAQRDSETLAIAIQACKTLKVLRLYESHIDDAKCKLLTKHLVGHPSLRELNLSHNLIGDKGAKCVGRILNSTKLESLNLSDNVIRDAGAIAIADALPANCTLLLLNLRINRVGDEGGQAIGRALMKNYTLLHLHLAANLVTEPTALTLSEVLLKNQTLKTINLSCNKLGVDGGNALAEAIAQNSSLTECDVNLTDVNAESASIINQVVCTNKNTCATNQTVGAIMRESTVNQVVDIHDSSEEEKEGEEEEQKEEQEQVQGNEEEVQAQDEQVEEAQNDEAPDGEVQEAPADEPQEDGEAPSEAQSSTNSN; this is encoded by the exons ATGTCGAGACTCACTGCAGGCCCAACGCTGACTGTGGACAGCAGGAAATTGAGGAGGATCATTGCTGAAAATCCAACCTGGTCCTTGAGTCTTGTGCCTTTTCTCTCAACCCTCTGCCTGGAATGTATTGTGAGAAACTTTGAAG ATACCCCCATCTACGAAGAGCTCACGCCCAGACAGAAAAACTTTGTGCAAGAGAAACTGTCGCCCTCGCTGCCCCTTTCTGTGACTGCCAACTTGGTCTCGGATGGCGTCTATTGGCGGCGATGCTGTGAACAACGCTGGGACATTTGTGACGTGTCCAACTACGACCACAGCTGGAAGCGCATGTTCTTTGAGAGGCACCTGGAAAATATCATCGAGCAGTTCATTCCGGAGACGACCTCCTCCAAGATAGTCAACGATGAGATCCCGCTGTGCGAGGCCTACGTGAAGAGGCTCAACATCAGCCAAATGCTGCCACCCATTAAGGAGGGCATGGTGGGACTCGGAGACAACGTGGACTGGCATAGCGAGACTGACTCGGACGCAGCTCACATGGAACACTTCGACTTCCGCGCTCTCTTGACCAAGCTGCCGTGGCTGGAGGAGTTACACTTGACCTACTGGGTCAAACAATGCGGGATGAACTTTGAGTGGAAGATGTTCGAAATGGCTCAGCGGGACTCCGAGACTCTCGCTATAGCTATTCAAGCGTGCAAGACTTTGAAG GTATTACGACTCTACGAAAGTCACATTGACGATGCGAAATGCAAGTTGCTGACTAAACATCTGGTGGGGCATCCCTCCCTGAGAGAACTAAACCTTTCCCACAACTTGATTGGCGACAAAGGGGCCAAGTGTGTTGGCAGGATACTCAAtagcaccaaactggagagcctGAATTTGAGCGACAACGTCATTCGAGATGCGGGAGCCATCGCCATCGCTGACGCCTTACCGGCCAACTGCACACTTTTGTTGCTCAACCTAAGAATCAACCGAGTGGGCGACGAGGGCGGGCAAGCCATCGGAAGGGCCTTGATGAAAAACTATACGCTTCTTCATCTTCACCTGGCTGCCAACCTCGTGACTGAGCCCACTGCCCTCACGCTGTCGGAAGTGCTGCTTAAGAACCAAACGCTGAAGACCATCAACCTTTCATGCAACAAACTGGGTGTG GACGGAGGCAACGCTCTGGCGGAGGCCATAGCGCAAAACAGCAGCTTAACGGAATGCGATGTGAATCTGACCGACGTGAACGCAGAGAGCGCCTCCATCATCAACCAGGTGGTTTGCACCAACAAGAACACCTGCGCCACCAACCAGACAGTTGGTGCCATCATGAGAGAATCCACTGTCAACCAGGTGGTTGACATTCATGACAGTTCAGAGGAAGagaaagagggggaggaagaggaacaaAAAGAGGAACAGGAACAAGTACAGGGAAATGAGGAAGAGGTTCAAGCTCAAGATGAGCAAGTGGAAGAAGCACAAAATGACGAGGCCCCAGATGGCGAGGTACAAGAAGCACCAGCTGATGAGCCACAAGAAGATGGAGAG GCACCATCTGAAGCGCAAAGTTCAACTAACAGTAATTGA
- the rnf8 gene encoding E3 ubiquitin-protein ligase rnf8, translated as MNKNTMTDRLPEDKGENMDLEVVCLMRVGMNSDWLRLLENTEVTIGRSLDVTYQLLSPSCPLMISRLHCIFSQREDGQWTVTDNKSLNGVWVNGIRLPAQEAHLLKLGDSIHLGVPIMGSKVEYDYILVQRPLREIIHKLAKTQQETTTAVLVANTSKRKLAVEEVEPSTSEAKLFRCSNTDKSLANPCPMPPTKHQRHPQLQEPAPNPHLNGAIQSCGGIGDMDNFQMYSQNILMLREQVDNTRRQVASLDGETQSANPFRGEQIKAVEEQLKTLQTKMQQMETFERSLSETRKQQEAEKTQQEREHMEKQLDDGLKERKKIIDELLLAQRMFEENLIAKNMELKETKEEKEKARAQKEEVVSQVTEVLENELQCIICSELFFEAVILNCAHSFCYYCINQWRKKKEECPICRQAIESQTRCLALDNCIDSMVENLSLDMKARRQQLILQRKGECLPVAAAAHVTVSQVQESESQSSSDESSEGTVEIPQRTRSASRRIRHQ; from the exons atgaataaaaacacaatgACGGATCGTCTTCCGGAGGACAAGGGTGAAAATATGGACTTAGAAGTTGTGTGTTTGATGAGAGTTGGGATGAATTCAGACTGGCTTCGTTTGTTAGAAAACACAGAG gTTACGATTGGCCGTTCTTTAGACGTCACCTATCAGTTGTTGTCTCCGAGCTGCCCATTAATGATTTCCAGGCTGCACTGCATTTTTTCACAAAGGGAAGATGGACAGTGGACAGTCACAGACAACAAG AGTCTCAATGGTGTGTGGGTGAATGGAATCCGCCTACCCGCTCAAGAAGCCCACCTGCTTAAACTTGGTGACTCCATACACCTTGGTGTTCCAATCATGGGATCCAAAGTGGAGTATGACTACATACTTGTGCAGCGACCCCTCAGAGAAATTATACACAAATTGGCAAAAACACAGCAAGAGACGACAACAGCAGTGCTCGTAGCAAACACATCCAAAAGGAAGTTGGCCGTTGAAGAAGTGGAACCATCTACCTCAGAGGCCAAATTGTTCCGCTGCTCAAATACGGACAAGTCATTGGCAAACCCATGTCCGATGCCTCCAACCAAGCACCAAAGGCATCCACAGCTGCAGGAGCCAGCTCCCAATCCACATTTAAATGGAGCAATCCAGAGCTGTGGCGGTATTGGGGACATGGACAACTTTCAGAT GTACAGTCAGAACATATTGATGCTCAGGGAGCAGGTGGATAACACACGCAGGCAGGTGGCATCACTGGACGGTGAAACCCAGTCGGCCAACCCATTCAGGGGAGAGCAAATTAAGGCCGTAGAAGAGCAGCTGAAGACCCTTCAAACCAAGATGCAACAAATGGAGACATTTGAAAGATCCTTAAGTGAAACTAGGAAGCAACAAGAG GCTGAGAAAACACAGCAGGAAAGAGAGCACATGGAAAAACAGCTGGACGACGGCTTGAAGGAG CGGAAGAAAATAATTGATGAACTTTTGCTCGCCCAGCGTATGTTCGAAGAGAATCTCATTGCCAAAAACATGGAGCTCAAAGAGACTAAG gaggaaaaagaaaaagcaagggCCCAGAAGGAGGAAGTTGTCTCCCAAGTAACTGAGGTCCTTGAAAACGAACTTCAATGCATCATCTGCTCTGAGCTGTTTTTTGAG GCCGTCATCTTGAATTGCGCTCACAGCTTCTGCTACTACTGCATCAATCAGTGGCGTAAAAAGAAAGAGGAGTGCCCCATTTGCCGACAGGCCATTGAGTCTCAGACACGTTGCCTGGCGCTGGACAACTGTATCGACAGCATGGTGGAGAACCTCAGCTTGGATATGAAGGCCAGACGTCAACAGCTTATTTTGCAGAGGAAAGGAGAGTG TTTGCCCGTAGCTGCCGCTGCACATGTGACTGTGAGCCAAGTTCAAGAGAGTGAGAGCCAGAGCAGCAGTGATGAGAGTAGCGAGGGCACTGTGGAGATCCCTCAGAGGACACGCTCGGCCTCTCGGCGGATTCGCCATCAGTGA
- the aida gene encoding axin interactor, dorsalization-associated protein has product MSDVNKTLQKWQASFRKGTDFDSWGQLVEAIDEYQILARQLQKEVQSSNSSDFTEEQKKTLGKIATCLEMRSVSLQCTQSTEEFKLEDIKKLESIIKNILTYNQEFPFDVQPVPLRKILAPGEEENLELEEDAVAVAGSIEAFPPRAPGTLLPRLPSEPGMTLLTVRIEKIGLKDAGQCIDPYMTISVKDVNGVDLNPVQDTPVATKKEDIYIHFSMDIEIQRHLEKLPKGAAIFLEFKHYKPKKRFTSTKCFAFLEMDEIKPGPIVIELYKKPTDYKRKKLQLLTKKPLYLHLHQTLHKDS; this is encoded by the exons ATGTCTGATGTCAACAAGACGCTACAAAAATGGCAAGCCAGTTTCCGAAAAGGCACAGATTTTGACTCCTGGGGACAATTAGTGGAGGCTATAGACGAATACCAAAT ACTCGCACGGCAACTGCAAAAAGAAGTGCAGTCATCAAATTCATCAGACTTCACTGAGGAGCAAAAG AAAACTTTAGGAAAAATTGCAACATGCTTGGAGATGAGGAGTGTCAGTTTGCAG TGCACACAGTCAACAGAGGAGTTCAAGTTGGAAGATATAAAGAAACTGGAAAGCA TCATCAAGAACATATTGACGTACAACCAGGAATTTCCCTTCGATGTCCAACCAGTGCCTTTAAG AAAGATCCTCGCTCCTGGTGAAGAAGAGAACTTGGAGTTAGAAGAAGATGCTGTGGCAGTCGCCGGTTCCATAGAAGCGTTCCCCCCGAGAGCTCCGG GCACCTTGTTGCCCCGATTGCCCTCCGAGCCAGGAATGACGCTGCTGACTGTTAGAATAGAAAAAATAGGTCTCAAAGATGCAGGGCAATGCATCGACCCTTACATGACTATTAGCGTCAAAG ATGTGAATGGGGTAGATTTGAACCCTGTGCAGGACACCCCCGTGGCCACTAAAAAGGAAGACATCTACATCCACTTCAGTATGGACATCGAGATCCAAAGGCATCTGGAAAAACTACCTAAAG GGGCAGCTATTTTCCTTGAATTCAAGCACTACAAACCCAAGAAGAGGTTTACCAGCACAAAATGTTTTGCCTTCTTGGAAATGGATGAAATCAAGCCTGGACCCATTGTGATTGAGCT GTACAAGAAGCCCACTGACTACAAGAGGAAGAAACTTCAGCTCCTCACAAAGAAGCCACTTtatcttcatcttcatcaaaCCTTGCACAAGGACAGCTAA